A DNA window from Vigna radiata var. radiata cultivar VC1973A unplaced genomic scaffold, Vradiata_ver6 scaffold_198, whole genome shotgun sequence contains the following coding sequences:
- the LOC111240782 gene encoding uncharacterized protein LOC111240782 isoform X1, which yields MQKTAVWVSLRSCIGRKRSSKCMHQKSMAAANQIKILSFTTKTLHYHQMEELPYDECHIMSVTGSWNKQTETQVGTRRNKQIEILRFNKFQSRRKVFSNR from the exons ATGCAGAAAACTGCTGTATGGGTAAGTTTAAGATCTTGTATAG gtAGGAAGAGATCCAGCAAATGCATGCATCAAAAATCAATGGCTGCAGCTAATCAAATAAAGATTTTATCTTTCACAACAAAAACATTACATTATCATCAG atGGAAGAGCTTCCATACGATGAGTGTCATATTATGAGTGTCACTGGGAGCTGGAATAAGCAAACAGAGACACAAGTTGGGACTAGAAGAAACAAGCAAATAGAGATATTAAGATTCAACAAATTTCAGTCTAGAAGGAAAGTTTTCTCTAATAGGTAA
- the LOC111240782 gene encoding uncharacterized protein LOC111240782 isoform X2, giving the protein MGRKRSSKCMHQKSMAAANQIKILSFTTKTLHYHQMEELPYDECHIMSVTGSWNKQTETQVGTRRNKQIEILRFNKFQSRRKVFSNR; this is encoded by the exons ATGG gtAGGAAGAGATCCAGCAAATGCATGCATCAAAAATCAATGGCTGCAGCTAATCAAATAAAGATTTTATCTTTCACAACAAAAACATTACATTATCATCAG atGGAAGAGCTTCCATACGATGAGTGTCATATTATGAGTGTCACTGGGAGCTGGAATAAGCAAACAGAGACACAAGTTGGGACTAGAAGAAACAAGCAAATAGAGATATTAAGATTCAACAAATTTCAGTCTAGAAGGAAAGTTTTCTCTAATAGGTAA